Genomic DNA from Thermosipho ferrireducens:
GTGCAGATATACTCCAGAATTCCTGGGGAGGCTGGGGTTACAGTTACACTTTGAAAAGTGCTTTTGATTATGCGCTTGATAAAAATGTTGTAGTGACTGTTTCAGCGGGAAATTCTCACACTGATCAACATCTTTTGTACCCGGCAGGTTATCCAGGAATTATCCAGGTTGGGGCAGTTGAGTATTATGGAGGAAACTTTAGAACAGTATGGTTTTCAAGTAGAAGTGATGGTGTAATAATAGGTGCTCCAGGAGTTGAAATTCTTTCCACAGTTCCAAGGAGCAACGCGCTTGGATATGAGGGATATTCTCTTGGAAAAGATGCTGAACCTTACGATTTTTATCAGGGAACATCAATGGCATGTCCACATGTTTCTGGTGTTGTTGCCTTGCTACTTGAAAAATATCCAAATGCAAAACCATGGCAAATTAAGAAATTGTTAGAAAAAGGAGCAGTTGATATAGATGAATTAGGATACGATCATTCATCTGGGTATGGGTTAGTAAATGCAGCGAATTCTTTATCATATTCTTTAGATACTACTGGTGGTGTAACGTTTGATGTAAAAGCTGAGGATAGTTTAGGGTATCCTTTGTCAGCTGTCTTTGTGACGATGAAGAGGTTGGATGGCAATGGTTCAGATTATTTTGCAAAAACAGATTCTAATGGGATAGCGCATTTTTCAAACATCGATGCTGGTAAGTACGAATTAATAGTAGGTGGACCAGATTCTAATGATAGAGCTTATGCGGGTGGGTACTTTGGAAATAGCATGGTGTATAGGATGGAAGAAGAAAGACAATACAACAGGATAATAAATTTAACAGCCGATTCAACGGAAACATTTGCATTTAGTTCTACATTTGTTGTAAAATTTGGTGAGCCATCAACAACGCTTTCAAATGCTACGGTTACAATTGATTCAGCTATTCCCGAGATTTTGTCCGGGAAAAGGTTCACAATAACTGCTCAAACATTTGATACAAATACTACGTATGATTTTTCGTCTATCGCCGATTATGTTGTCATTCGGGTTGAAAGAGATGCAACAGGTGCTACAGTTACATTAAACGGTACAGCTACAATAAATGGATATGATATATCTATTAGTGGAGTGCTGGGAAAAGATGCCACAGTTACAATAGTGGATGATCAAGGTGGAACTAAAGGCGTATCTCTGTGGTGGAGCTTGTTTGGACAATCATAATAAATAAAGCGCAATAAAAAATTCCCCCGCGAGATCGATCGCGGGGGAATTTTTATGTAAACATTGATTACT
This window encodes:
- a CDS encoding S8 family serine peptidase, which encodes MKIIFRYVVPLTILLLLVLSACGLNNSLNDSLSMKNNEGIIKYPSVENVDMKYQEGKVLVGYENRESVQKIIEVLNGEISVDLPQIKMVSIKFDGTVEEAFKKLSKIDLSGIKYVEPSYVRQIIDPKPVSDSVIYRDLDGIKTFATTGGSDEEFSKYLWGLDAINARTAWETATGSGVVVAVIDTGVDGMHPDLVGQVIKGYRPLTDEILEAGTDSSYGGAHGTHVAGTIAASSNGIGIVGVAPDAKIMPIVIFDTSGYVGDDEVAEGIIWAVDNGADILQNSWGGWGYSYTLKSAFDYALDKNVVVTVSAGNSHTDQHLLYPAGYPGIIQVGAVEYYGGNFRTVWFSSRSDGVIIGAPGVEILSTVPRSNALGYEGYSLGKDAEPYDFYQGTSMACPHVSGVVALLLEKYPNAKPWQIKKLLEKGAVDIDELGYDHSSGYGLVNAANSLSYSLDTTGGVTFDVKAEDSLGYPLSAVFVTMKRLDGNGSDYFAKTDSNGIAHFSNIDAGKYELIVGGPDSNDRAYAGGYFGNSMVYRMEEERQYNRIINLTADSTETFAFSSTFVVKFGEPSTTLSNATVTIDSAIPEILSGKRFTITAQTFDTNTTYDFSSIADYVVIRVERDATGATVTLNGTATINGYDISISGVLGKDATVTIVDDQGGTKGVSLWWSLFGQS